The Candidatus Cloacimonadota bacterium genome includes the window CAAACCGCAGACATTCATGATCTTGATAATCTTATTATTTTCGATCTCACATTTCACACTCGCACCACTCACCAGATGATATTTCGAGATCAAACCTTTCGGAAATTCATAAAAGTCACGGCTGTTGTCAAACGGGATCGTCCATAAAACGGGCTGATGATTGCGGGTGATATTCAAATAACCTTCAAAAATAATTTTCTTTTTCATATTTTCCTTATTATTATTTGGACGAACATTCCGATGAACTTCGTACAATCGGAAGTTCTTTGTGTTTGCTTGTTCCCAAATTCTCCCGAAAGTTTTCGGGAGGAACACAATTGGATAAGAAATTTTATTTCGAAAGCTATTTCTTCAAATAAAAAATCAAAGTAAAACTTTTGAAAAAATGACATTCCCAAATGAAATTTGGGAATGAGCAGTAAAAAAAACTTCGCATCCCGAAAGCATTCGAGAGAAGCTCTTTGTTTTATCGAATCCTTCTCCGATCTATTTCTCTGAGTATTTTTTTTCTCATTCTAATGTTTTTCGGAGTAATTTCCAAAAGTTCATCATCCTCGATATATTCCAAAGCCTGTTCCAAAGAGAAAATTCGCGGTGGAATTAATTTGATAGCATCATCAGAACCGGAAGCTCGAACATTCGTCAGTTTCTTACCTTTACAGATATTCAAAACAAGGTCGATCTCTCTTGTATGCTCACCTATGATCATTCCTTCATAAACTTCTATTCCGGGTCCGATGAACATTGTACCTCTCGGTTGGAAACTGAATAACGAATAGCCGGTAGAAAGTCCTTTTTCCATTGCTATCAATACACCGCGTGTTTTCTTATCGAGATCTCCTTTATGGAATTCATATTCATAAAAACTATGATTTATAATTCCGGTTCCCCTGGTTTCAGTCATAAAGTCATTTCGAAATCCGATCAAACCGCGTGTTGGAACTTTGAATTCGAGTCTTGTATAACCGTCACTTCCCGGAATCATGTCGAGCATTTCACCTTTCCTGATCCCTAACATTTCGATCACGGTTCCGACATGTTCATCAGCAACATCGATCATCGCCAATTCGATCGGCTCCGTTCTCTTTCCGTCGAGTTCTCTGTAGATCACTTTGGGTGTGGAAACCTGGAATTCGAAATTTTCCCTTCTCATATTCTCGATAAGTATGGAAAGTTGCAGTTCTCCTCTTCCTTTTACAATAAATTCGTCAGGCTGATCCGTAGCTTCCACCACAATACTGACATTGGTTTGAAGTTCTTTCTGAAGTCTGTCCCAGATATTTCTCGCAGTAACATATTTCCCTTCTCTGCCAGCAAAAGGTGAATCATTAACCTTGAAGGTCATTGCCAAAGTTGGAGCATCAATATCGATGA containing:
- the typA gene encoding translational GTPase TypA, which gives rise to MKIKNIAIIAHVDHGKTTLVDGALKQAGVFRKNQVVAERIMDSNDLERERGITIFSKNASMQYKDYRINIVDTPGHADFGGEVQRIMKMVDSVLLLVDAFEGPMPQTKYVLKKSLEIGLNPIVVINKIDRLNARPEEVLEMIFDLFIDLNADDDQLDFPVVYASGRDGHAKYEIEDESDDLTPLFETILKHVPDARGNINKPLQMLVSAIEYNDYLGKIGTGKISNGKVKQGEEVVLMKRDGERLLYRISKIFQYEGLKKKEVKEAFAGDIVSLAGMERVDVGETVACKEYPEPLPLIDIDAPTLAMTFKVNDSPFAGREGKYVTARNIWDRLQKELQTNVSIVVEATDQPDEFIVKGRGELQLSILIENMRRENFEFQVSTPKVIYRELDGKRTEPIELAMIDVADEHVGTVIEMLGIRKGEMLDMIPGSDGYTRLEFKVPTRGLIGFRNDFMTETRGTGIINHSFYEYEFHKGDLDKKTRGVLIAMEKGLSTGYSLFSFQPRGTMFIGPGIEVYEGMIIGEHTREIDLVLNICKGKKLTNVRASGSDDAIKLIPPRIFSLEQALEYIEDDELLEITPKNIRMRKKILREIDRRRIR